The following DNA comes from Chryseobacterium gallinarum.
ATATTTATCCAGTTTTTCTTCGCTAATGTCTACATATTCTCTGATATGCTTTTTTAAGGACTCAATCATAGTTTAAAAATAAAAAAGGTTTAGAAAAACTCCTAAACCTTTATTTATATTCTTGCCAATATTATTCACTGCATTACGGAGCTTCTACTGACTAGCAAATTTATAACTGAACCATCTCGGTAACCTCCACATCGTATCCCCCAACCTGAGGTTTGATATTAGGGTTTTGGGTGATTACCTTAAACTTGTTGATTCCTAAATTCTTCAGAATCTGTGTGCCTATACCGTAATCTCTATAATTATAAGCTAAAGTAGGATGCTGCTCCTGGCCATCCTGATAGTTCAGGAACTGCTGTAATTTTCTCAATGTATTTTCAGAATTGGAAACATTGTTGATGAAAATAATTGCTCCTTTTCCGGCTTCGTTCACCATATTGGTTACTTTTTCCAATAAAGGTTTCTCACCGTTATTCAGTCTTGTTAATACATCAAAATAAGAATCGGACGACTGTACTCTTACCAAAACCGGCTCATCTACTGTCCATGTTCCTTTGGTTAAAGCAAAATGGATCTGGTCATTGGAAGTCTCTCTGAAGGCATAAAAGTCGAAATCACCGTAGTACGTTTTTACTTTTTTCTCTTCAAGTCTTTCCACAAGGTTTCCTTTCTTAAGCTGATAATGGATCAAATCTTCGATGGAAACAATTTTCATGTCATGTTTCTGAGCAAAAGCATGAAGTTCAGGTAAACGGGACATGGTTCCGTCTTCATTCATGATTTCACAAATCACTCCTCCTTCCTTCAATCCTGCCAGATGGGTCAGGTCAATAGCGGCCTCTGTATGTCCGGCTCTTTTCAGCACCCCTCCTTTTCTTGCACGAAGCGGGAAAATATGCCCGGGTCTCATGAAATCTGTAGGCTTAGACTTCTCATCCATCAAAGCTAAAATTGTTTTTGCCCTGTCTCCTGCAGAAATACCGGTAGAAGTACCGTTCCCCAGAAGGTCTACAGATACGGTAAATGCTGTTTCCTTAGGATCGCTGCTTCGGCTTACCATTACTTCTAATCCTAATTCATCGCATCTTTTCTCAGGAAGCGGCATACAGATTAAGCCTCTCCCATGCAGTGCCATAAAGTTGATAATTTCAGGTGTTGTCAGCTCTGCAGCACAAAGAAAGTCACCTTCATTTTCTCTGTCTTCATCATCTACTACTATGATTATTTTACCATTTCTAAGGTCTTCTATCGCCTCCGGAATAGTATTTAATTTAATATCAGACATTTTTACTTTTTAAATTTTTGCAAAGATACTTATAAAAATAAGCATGTGCCAATTAATATGAATGGTTTATTACGCTTTGGGTAAAGAGTTTACGGAGTTTCTGAAAATCTCATAAGATCTTAACCTTTTCTGATGATCATAAATATGTGAATTGATCATTAATTCATCCACATTGAATCTTTTCTGGAAATCTTTAAGCTTTTCTGTAATCTCTGCCTGATCGCCGATGAAAGTATATCTCAGCTTTTGCAGCACCATTGATTTTTCCATAGGTGACCAGATTTCATCCATATCATCTACCGGCGGGGCAAAAGGCTTCCTGTCGTTTCTTACAATATTGATAAAGGCCTGGAATAAGGTTGTTGAAATTCTATGAGCTTCCTCAGAAGTATCTGCTGCCACTCCATTCACGCAAGCTATAATATAAGGTTTATCCAGCTGTTTGGAAGGTTCAAAATGCTCAGTATAAATCTTAAATGCCATTTCCATCTGTTCCGGGGCAAAATGTCCTGCAAAGGCGTATGGTAAACCGAGTTCAGCAGCCAGCCATGCACTATCCGTACTTGATCCCAGAATGTAAAGCGGAATATCCAGGCCTTCTCCAGGAATAGCCCGGACCATCGATTCAGCATTTTCTTTGGAAAAGTACCGCTGAAGCTCAAGAATCTGTCTAGGAAATTTTTCGTTGATGGTTGCTGGATTTCTTCCCAGCGCCTGGGCCGTCAGCCCGTCTGTTCCGGGCGCTCTTCCCAATCCAAGGTCAATTCTTCCGGGAAACAGGGACTCCAGTGTTCCAAATTGTTCGGCAATGATCAGAGAACTGTGATTGGGCAGCATAACCCCTCCGGAGCCTACTCTTATTTTTTGGGTTCCATTGGCTATAAAACCAATTAAAACTGAAGTGGCAGAACTGGCAATGCTTTCCATATTGTGATGCTCTGCCAGCCAGAATCTTTTATAATGTAAATTTTCAGTATGGTTTGCTAAAGATAAACTGTCCTGAAACGTATCGTGGATACTTTTCCCTTGCTTTACGGGAGCCAGATCCAAAACCGATATTTCAAAATTTTTCATAATCTTATTTTTTAGGTTTGAAAAACCAAGCAAATTTAAAATATAAAAACCGCATTAGTTACTTTTTGTAATTGATAGGATTGATGAATGAGTTCAGAGAAAAACTATTAAGAAATGATGATATTTACTATGGCAGCACCTTATCTCAGATGTATGTTGGATTCAAATGTAAAAGAAATAAAAAATAAACAACCTCTATAAATCATTTATAAGGGAATTAATCACTACATTCGTATTCAACAACAAATCTTAAAATAATATCATGAAAACAAAACCAAAAGTACTGATTTCCCCAATAATCTTCATGGGTTATATGGCTGTAGCCTTTTTATCCTCGTGTGATAAAAACAATGATGATCCGGTTATCAACACTGTTCAGACGCAAAAAGAAGAGATTAGAAAAGGGCAATTAAACGGCCAGCCAATTACCTATGTCAGAAAAGACGGCAAAAACTTCTTCCAGGGTGATATTGTATTAACTGATGAACAGCTGGATGGTCCTCAAAAAAAAGGCGGGGCAAGCTACTCCCGGTGGCCTTCAGGAAATATTTACTATACCATTGCCAGCAATATGGGCTCCATTAACAGAGACAA
Coding sequences within:
- a CDS encoding LLM class flavin-dependent oxidoreductase, which codes for MKNFEISVLDLAPVKQGKSIHDTFQDSLSLANHTENLHYKRFWLAEHHNMESIASSATSVLIGFIANGTQKIRVGSGGVMLPNHSSLIIAEQFGTLESLFPGRIDLGLGRAPGTDGLTAQALGRNPATINEKFPRQILELQRYFSKENAESMVRAIPGEGLDIPLYILGSSTDSAWLAAELGLPYAFAGHFAPEQMEMAFKIYTEHFEPSKQLDKPYIIACVNGVAADTSEEAHRISTTLFQAFINIVRNDRKPFAPPVDDMDEIWSPMEKSMVLQKLRYTFIGDQAEITEKLKDFQKRFNVDELMINSHIYDHQKRLRSYEIFRNSVNSLPKA
- the ribB gene encoding 3,4-dihydroxy-2-butanone-4-phosphate synthase, whose protein sequence is MSDIKLNTIPEAIEDLRNGKIIIVVDDEDRENEGDFLCAAELTTPEIINFMALHGRGLICMPLPEKRCDELGLEVMVSRSSDPKETAFTVSVDLLGNGTSTGISAGDRAKTILALMDEKSKPTDFMRPGHIFPLRARKGGVLKRAGHTEAAIDLTHLAGLKEGGVICEIMNEDGTMSRLPELHAFAQKHDMKIVSIEDLIHYQLKKGNLVERLEEKKVKTYYGDFDFYAFRETSNDQIHFALTKGTWTVDEPVLVRVQSSDSYFDVLTRLNNGEKPLLEKVTNMVNEAGKGAIIFINNVSNSENTLRKLQQFLNYQDGQEQHPTLAYNYRDYGIGTQILKNLGINKFKVITQNPNIKPQVGGYDVEVTEMVQL